A single region of the Malus sylvestris chromosome 8, drMalSylv7.2, whole genome shotgun sequence genome encodes:
- the LOC126633177 gene encoding disease resistance protein RUN1-like — MTADIASSSSSSKSKLWNYDVFLSFRGEDTRKGFTSHLHAALKDEGYQAYMDDDDLKRGVEIKEELFRAIEESRISIIVFSKRYADSSWCLDELVKIMECRYKLGRHVLPIFYHVDPSHVRKQNGVFAQAFQNHKMDIRKEKDDKEREAKKERVKQWREALTEAANLSGHHLQITNNGREEEFIRKIVDENILEWLTSTNKLHVAKHQVGIDSRIQDVITYLLSGGSNDVVMVGIWGMGGLGKTTVAKAIFNQIHPMFQFKSFLADVSNTAIKQGLVYLQETLVSDILKHTKSQMIRSVDSGISLIKQRFRHRRVLVIIDNIDEVEQLDAIAGNHNWFGPGSRIIITTRDKHLLKQVDKVYPAQKLNEGEAQELFSWHAFGNSWPKEGYLELSKKFVSYCGGLPLALEVLGSYLFKRTIAEWKSQLEKLERTPEGKIMKPLRISFEGLDDTQKAIFLDISCFFIGKKKDYVAEVLDGCEYFAIIGISVLLDRCLVTIERNMLNMHDLLREMAKVIISEKSPGHPGNWSRLWNRREVIDVLRNKSGTEEVEGLALTESICLSTVAFANMKKLKFLKLSYVKLMGEYKHLPKELIWLCWRGFSLKSIPDDFFDQPRLVVLDMQSSKLVKVWEGSKSLQKLKIINLTYSIYLKKLPDFSQVPNLEELILVRCESLSEIHPSIGHLKRLSLVDLTCCRMLTSLPREFYKSKSVETLLLGYCSNFRELHEDLGEMFSLRILEAVHTTIRQVPPSILRLKNLTHLSLQRVKLADDKIPKDLGSLISLQYLDLGENYFHTLPSLRGLSKLETLSLTGCTNLHTISDLPTSLKFLCAFNCPALETMPNFSEMSNMRKLEASDSPKLTEVPGLENSLNSMTLIDMQWCTNLTTDFRKNILQGWTSCGFGGIFLHGNYVPDWFEFVNEGTKVSFDIPPSGDRSFEGLSLFCLYHSYERSLLPPPLAITVINNTKCTELRANIVREERNRIYYKPESYHIWQGQLSKDKLNLQDGDKVNIIFEDSFASSHPDYYMTMKRTGVNLVWDKPMKENMHNLDKAGYVFDSHPARFYDEGGPSHDTFDNNHHPSNQMRNTTDDRNGKRQNF; from the exons ATGACAGCCGACATAGCCTCCTCTTCGTCATCCTCCAAGTCAAAACTTTGGAATTACGACGTGTTCTTGAGCTTCAGAGGCGAAGACACGCGCAAGGGCTTCACAAGCCACCTCCATGCGGCATTGAAAGACGAGGGGTACCAGGCTTATATGGATGATGACGATCTAAAAAGAGGGGTAGAAATAAAAGAGGAACTGTTCCGGGCAATCGAAGAGTCGAGGATCTCCATCATTGTGTTCTCAAAGAGGTATGCGGATTCAAGTTGGTGTCTTGACGAGCTGGTGAAGATCATGGAGTGCAGGTACAAACTGGGGCGACATGTTTTGCCAATATTCTATCATGTTGATCCTTCACATGTCAGGAAGCAGAACGGAGTTTTCGCCCAAGCATTTCAAAACCACAAAATGGACATCCGCAAAGAAAAAGATGACAAGGAACGCGAAGCCAAGAAAGAAAGGGTAAAGCAGTGGAGAGAGGCTCTTACAGAAGCTGCAAATTTGTCTGGCCACCATCTTCAAATCACTAATAATGG GCGTGAAGAGGAGTTCATTAGAAAAATTGTTGACGAGAATATTCTGGAATGGCTTACCAGCACAAACAAATTACATGTGGCCAAGCACCAAGTTGGAATCGATTCTCGCATTCAAGATGTTATCACTTATCTTTTAAGTGGTGGATCAAATGATGTTGTCATGGTTGGAATTTGGGGGATGGGTGGATTGGGTAAAACAACAGTTGCCAAAGCCATTTTTAACCAAATTCATCCTATGTTCCAATTCAAGAGTTTCCTTGCCGACGTTAGCAACACTGCAATTAAACAGGGTCTGGTTTATTTGCAAGAAACACTAGTTTCTGACATCTTGAAACATACCAAGTCTCAAATGATTCGTAGTGTTGATAGTGGTATCAGTCTGATTAAACAACGATTTCGACATAGAAGGGTACTTGTCATCATAGACAACATAGATGAGGTGGAACAATTGGATGCAATAGCTGGAAATCACAATTGGTTTGGTCCAGGAAGTAGAATTATCATAACGACACGAGATAAACATTTACTAAAACAAGTGGACAAAGTATATCCGGCTCAAAAATTGAATGAAGGAGAAGCTCAGGAGCTCTTTAGTTGGCATGCATTTGGAAACAGTTGGCCTAAAGAAGGATATCTAGAACTCTCAAAAAAGTTTGTATCTTACTGTGGAGGTTTGCCACTAGcccttgaagttttaggttcaTATTTGTTTAAAAGAACCATAGCAGAATGGAAAAGTCAATTggagaaattggagagaactcctgaaggaaaaataatgaaaccGCTACGAATAAGTTTTGAAGGGCTAGATGATACACAGAAGGCTATATTCCTTGACATATCTTGTTTCTTTATTGGAAAGAAGAAGGACTATGTCGCAGAAGTATTAGATGGATGTGAGTATTTTGCAATAATAGGGATCAGTGTCCTCCTTGACCGATGCCTTGTAACTATTGAACGCAACATGTTGAATATGCATGATTTGCTTCGAGAAATGGCCAAAGtaatcatttctgaaaaatctCCTGGTCACCCTGGAAATTGGAGTAGATTGTGGAATCGTCGAGAGGTAATCGATGTATTGAGAAATAAATCT gGAACTGAAGAAGTTGAAGGCCTTGCTCTAACAGAATCTATTTGTCTCAGTACAGTAGCATTTGCTAATATGAAGAAACTAAAATTTCTTAAGCTCAGCTACGTAAAGCTCATGGGAGAATACAAACATCTTCCCAAAGAGTTAATATGGTTGTGCTGGCGTGGATTCTCTTTAAAGTCCATACCGGATGACTTTTTTGATCAACCAAGACTAGTTGTTTTAGACATGCAGTCAAGCAAACTGGTAAAAGTTTGGGAGGGTTCCAAG TCGCTCCAAAAGTTGAAAATCATTAATCTCACTTATTCcatttacttaaaaaaattaccaGACTTTTCACAAGTCCCAAATCTTGAAGAGTTGATATTGGTCCGTTGTGAGAGTTTGTCCGAGATTCACCCCTCCATTGGTCATCttaaaagactttctttggtagATCTTACATGTTGCAGAATGCTTACTTCTCTTCCAAGGGAATTCTATAAGTCGAAATCTGTTGAGACTCTTCTTCTTGGATATTGTTCAAATTTCAGAGAACTACATGAGGATTTAGGGGAGATGTTTTCATTGAGAATACTTGAAGCAGTGCATACAACCATAAGACAAGTACCACCTTCCATACTAAGATTGAAGAATCTCACTCATTTATCCCTACAACGTGTGAAATTAGCTGATGATAAAATCCCTAAGGATCTTGGGAGTTTAATTTCTTTACAATATTTGGATCTTGGAGAGAATTATTTTCATACCTTACCCAGTCTCAGAGgtctttcaaagcttgaaacattgagtTTAACTGGATGCACAAATCTTCATACAATATCTGACTTACCAACAAGTTTGAAATTTCTGTGTGCGTTTAATTGCCCTGCATTGGAAACAATGCCCAACTTTTCGGAAATGTCAAATATGAGAAAACTGGAAGCAAGTGATTCACCCAAACTCACTGAGGTTCCGGGCTTGGAAAACTCATTAAACTCCATGACATTGATTGATATGCAATGGTGCACCAATCTCACAACTGATTTTAGGAAGAACATCCTAcag GGATGGACTTCTTGCGGATTTGGTGGCATTTTCCTCCATGGGAATTATGTTCCTGATTGGTTTGAGTTTGTCAATGAGGGCACTAAAGTCAGTTTTGATATTCCCCCGAGTGGTGATCGTAGTTTTGAAGGGCTAAGTCTGTTCTGCTTGTACCACTCATATGAAAGAAGTCTTTTACCTCCTCCTCTTGCCATTACTGTTATAAATAATACCAAGTGTACTGAATTACGGGCCAACATAGTCAGAGAAGAACGAAATAGAATATACTACAAACCTGAATCCTATCATATCTGGCAGGGTCAATTATCGAAAGATAAGCTCAATTTGCAAGACGGGGATAAAGTTAATATAATTTTTGAAGACTCATTTGCAAGTTCGCATCCTGATTATTATATGACAATGAAGAGAACAGGGGTTAATCTAGTATGGGACAAACCTatgaaggaaaatatgcatAATTTGGACAAAGCTGGTTATGTTTTTGACTCGCATCCAGCTCGGTTCTATGATGAGGGAGGACCAAGCCATGACACATTTGATAATAATCATCATCCCAGTAATCAAATGAGAAATACTACAGATGACAGAAATGGGAAAAGGCAGAATTTTTGA